One genomic window of Lepeophtheirus salmonis chromosome 5, UVic_Lsal_1.4, whole genome shotgun sequence includes the following:
- the LOC121119060 gene encoding SET domain-containing protein SmydA-8, with translation MTSPCFLCSSPGVLECNQKCGAWSCSSAHLKLHAYDKYCYPFKMVRKNGFGQSLVTTRDVEPMELILRDHHRPISAKIGFCISCHKKIEKEYPCSRCKVPYFCSPSCHTLILHSMSECKLLSEASPVYEDQNKFYESLMPLRALLQRDLYPNSWSRLQRLEDHSDKRKLEKETLKYFEENVESYIINDLKLNNLFSKQEIHRVLGLIRINGIQTTEYRAIYPTMALINNSCVSNSRCIHDDDNNMIIRAQIYLKEGTEIKIGYNSLFTGIIERKYHFNKTWFFDCDCMRCNDPTECGSDLNALVCPKEDGGLLRPFDWKCDVCKEAVYSTKDVWDFEMELLKKLTKTESKLNKCCELIEFYESILSSKSSQLFASSHYLMMKIKSNLISLYGNGPKYYYSQMSNDLIKKEN, from the exons atgacCTCTCCGTGTTTTTTGTGTTCCTCTCCAGGAGTTTTAGAATGTAACCAGAAATGTGGTGCTTGGTCATGTTCTTCTGCTCATCTAAAATTGCATGCCTATGACAAATACTGCTACCCATTCAAAATGGTACGGAAAAATGGATTTGGGCAATCCTTGGTTACCACTCGAGATGTTGAACCAATGGAACTTATTTTGAGGGATCATCATAGGCCTATCTCTGCTAAAAttggtttttgtatttcttgccataagaaaattgaaaag GAATATCCATGCTCAAGATGTAAAGTACCTTATTTCTGTAGTCCATCTTGCCATACTCTTATCTTACATTCTATGAGTGAATGTAAGTTATTATCTGAAGCAAGCCCTGTTTATGAAgatcaaaacaaattttatgagTCCTTAATGCCACTCAGAGCTTTACTTCAACGTGACTTGTATCCGAACTCTTGGTCACGCTTACAAAGATTAGAAGATCATTct gataAGAGAAAGTTGGagaaagaaacattaaaatactttgaagAAAACGTGgaatcttatataataaatgatttgaaattaaataatttattttcaaagcaaGAAATCCATAGAGTCTTAGGATTAATTAG GATTAATGGAATTCAAACAACTGAATACCGAGCAATTTATCCAACTATggcattaataaataattcatgtgTTAGCAACTCGCGTTGTATACATGATGATGATAATAACATGATAATTCGAGCACAAAT ATATCTGAAAGAGGGGACGGAAATCAAAATTGGCTATAACTCACTTTTTACAGggattattgaaagaaaatatcacTTTAATAAGACCTGGTTTTTTGATTGTGATTGTATGAGATGTAATGATCCCACAGAGTGTGGATCTGATTTAAACGCACTAGTTTGTCCAAAAGAAGATGGGGGTCTTTTGAGACCCTTTGATTGGAAATGTGATGTATGTAAAGAAGCAGTTTATTCAACAAAGGATGTTTGGGATTTTGAAATGGAGCTTTTAAAG aaattaacaaaaactgAATCCAAACTGAATAAATGCTGCGAATTGATTGAATTTTATGAGTCTATATTGTCATCTAAATCATCTCAACTATTTGCTTCGTCTCATTATcttatgatgaaaataaaatcgAATTTGATCTCACTCTATGGAAACGGACCTAAATACTATTATTCTCAAATGTCAAATGatctcataaaaaaagaaaattga